The following are from one region of the Lytechinus pictus isolate F3 Inbred chromosome 4, Lp3.0, whole genome shotgun sequence genome:
- the LOC135153978 gene encoding uncharacterized protein LOC135153978: MEKIIALTVIICMIPDSASTVQVNEGEDALFEFQSNDPDINISLRFEGHAAFYQFGSSEGMNQDQKNRYTIKVEGTAPKIFKLHIRNTNRLDANTIVCQFYKDAVIERTERTTLSVNYPAGIVTCIHTPNDGGLGFYDPWTILKCIAERGTISSYIVCYQNGMISPPFDKEPPLNSSDSHFSQTIWIKKTAPASCCSSTYEHPFDMSRCNHYLWEPEEPEVPHHTPMFITSTYTAGSTITPDVNVDPDPLQYPEGGDGNKSRQTALNVLTGTITFMTIVLTVFAFGLFQILWKLTMIAKDITDNMNTLQIIVCENRSLTSNTYRDDATG; this comes from the coding sequence atggaaaaaattatAGCTTTAACTGTCATCATTTGCATGATTCCAGATAGTGCATCAACAGTGCAAGTAAATGAAGGGGAAGATGCGCTGTTCGAGTTTCAGAGTAACGATCCTGATATCAACATTTCATTACGCTTTGAGGGACATGCTGCATTTTACCAATTTGGTTCATCTGAAGGAATGAACCAAGACCAGAAAAATAGATATACCATTAAGGTTGAGGGTACCGCCCCGAAGATTTTTAAACTTCATATCAGAAATACAAATAGACTGGATGCCAATACGATCGTATGTCAGTTTTATAAAGATGCAGTGATAGAGCGCACGGAGAGAACGACGCTTTCTGTGAATTACCCAGCAGGTATCGTTACTTGTATCCATACTCCTAATGATGGAGGTCTGGGTTTTTATGACCCCTGGACCATTTTAAAGTGCATTGCGGAAAGAGGCACAATCTCATCGTACATCGTCTGCTATCAAAATGGCATGATATCCCCACCATTTGACAAGGAGCCCCCTTTGAATTCGAGTGATTCACATTTTTCCCAAACTATCTGGATAAAGAAGACAGCACCGGCGTCATGCTGCTCCTCGACATATGAACATCCCTTTGATATGAGCAGATGTAATCATTATTTGTGGGAACCTGAAGAGCCGGAAGTGCCTCATCATACTCCCATGTTTATCACGTCCACTTATACTGCCGGATCAACGATTACTCCAGATGTAAATGTAGACCCGGACCCATTGCAATATCCCGAGGGTGGCGATGGTAATAAGTCCAGACAAACAGCTCTGAATGTCCTGACAGGTACAATAACTTTTATGACAATAGTTCTCACCGTGTTTGCATTCGgtctttttcaaattttgtggaAACTTACCATGATTGCAAAGGATATTACTGACAATATGAATACACTGCAAATTATTGTTTGCGAGAATCGTAGTCTCACTTCCAATACTTATCGAGATGACGCCACTGGGTAG
- the LOC129258830 gene encoding 1-acyl-sn-glycerol-3-phosphate acyltransferase delta-like: protein MGIVSLVKQSPIVHIWLFCIHIISALIVTSGQLFTLVLWPFSKSWYRRINGYLINLMWLQCVWLTDYWSGSRVHFYGRPGLMETVSTHHSLLVVNHKEDVDWLVIWQIAERFKMLRGAKCLMKQEIKYVPFYGWSFWLTEQLFVNRDYAKDKTSLMKQLENVTTYDFPTVTLIFCEGTRYTKEKYEKSQAFARENGLPGLKHHLVPRTKGFNLCIEAFKGKVPVIFDVTIAYQDNKQPSIYDLVCGKKFDFHFYVRDLPLDEVPTDSEEATAQYCHDIYKQKDEAYDYFLRNNTFEGYDVTRPGCVPPPTLLPLVVMSLWMLFVGVPIIYYSFAMLFSGSTVMIVTICGGCYAVFRFSKSMMRVSDVTKGSTYGSSKETKSKRSEVNDTGSGVTANGDQIPLSNGDKKDS from the exons ATGGGCATCGTGTCGCTCGTCAAGCAGTCACCCATTGTTCACATCTGGCTCTTCTGTATCCACATAATAAGCGCCCTCATTGTTACGTCGGGGCAATTGTTCACCCTAGTACTATGGCCCTTCAGCAAGAGCTGGTATCGGAGAATCAACGGGTACCTCATTAATCTCATGTGGCTGC AATGTGTATGGTTGACGGACTACTGGTCAGGGAGTAGAGTCCATTTTTATGGGAGACCGGGACTCATGGAGACGGTCAGTACACACCACTCTCTTCTGGTGGTCAATCACAAGGAGGACGTGGACTGGTTGGTCATCTGGCAAATAGCCGAAAGGTTCAAGATGCTGAGA GGTGCCAAGTGTCTGATGAAGCAGGAGATCAAATACGTTCCCTTTTATGGATGGTCATTCTGGTTGACCGAACAGCTCTTCGTCAACAGGGACTACGCCAAAGACAAGACCAGTCTCATGAAACAACTTGAGAACGTTACAACTTATGACTTTCCAACTGTG ACGCTGATATTTTGCGAAGGCACGCGTTATACCAAAGAGAAATATGAGAAGAGTCAAGCGTTTGCTCGGGAGAATGGACTACCAGGTCTGAAACACCATCTTGTTCCAAGGACAAAAGGTTTCAACCTGTGTATAGAGGCCTTCAAGGGCAAAG TTCCTGTGATATTTGATGTTACAATAGCTTACCAAGATAATAAACAACCCTCCATCTATGATCTTGTCTGTGGAAAAAAGTTTGACTTTCATTTCTATGTCAG AGATCTACCATTGGATGAAGTTCCAACAGACTCAGAAGAAGCTACAGCACAGTATTGTCATGATATTTACAAACAAAAG GACGAAGCCTACGACTACTTCCTGCGGAACAACACTTTTGAGGGTTACGATGTTACTAGGCCAGGGTGCGTCCCTCCACCCACCCTCCTGCCTCTGGTAGTGATGTCACTGTGGATGCTGTTTGTAGGCGTACCCATCATCTACTATTCCTTTGCCATGCTCTTCTCTGGATCAACTGTGATGATTGTCACGATCTGTGGAGGCTGTTACGCTG TATTCAGATTTTCCAAGTCCATGATGAGAGTGTCTGATGTGACAAAAGGATCAACATACGGGAGCAGTAAGGAAACAAAGAGcaaaaggtcagaggtcaacGACACAGGGTCAGGGGTCACAGCAAATGGCGACCAGATACCATTGTCTAATGGAGATAAGAAAGATTCCTGA